The Streptomyces achromogenes DNA segment TTCGCGCACCCAGAACGGGAGCACGCGGATGACGAGACCGATCATCCGGCTACTTCAGCACCCCCGGCCCGCACCTGCTGTGACGGACGCCACAATTCCGGGAGTTCATGTGTGCGTGATGTGAAGGCAATTGGCCAACCGTTGACCGCCCCGGTGAAACGTTGACCGCTTCACGGCGGAGTCCGGACGAACGGGAGGGCGAGTCATGAGGATGCCCCGACCTAGATTCGCTGCATGTCCATGCCACAGCGGCCCCATCAGCCCGCGAGGGCTGCCGCCACGCTCCCGGTCCTCCCCTACCGCAAACCCACCAAGGGGCGGGACTACTGGGTGATCGACGACGTCTTCCCCGAGCCGGACGCCGCCGCGATCCGTGCGCGCTGTCTCGCCAAGGACGACTGGGTCATGGGCCATCCGTACACCTCGGAGAGCTGGCCCGGACTGCGCACCATGCCCGGTCTCGAACCCGGTGAACTCGACCGGGTGGAGCGGTTGGTGCGCGGGGCGACGGGGGCGCGGAAACTGTGGGTGCAGCAGGCGCCGGGCGGCGGCACCCTCAACCACAACTGCGTCCAGGTCGTGGGTGAGGGGGAGAGCGCCCCGCGCCCGCACTCCGACTCGCGGGCGCTGTGCCGGTACGCGGCCGTGCTGTACCTCAACCCGGCCGTCCCCAAGGACTGCGGCACCAGCTTCTACCGGCAGTCACTGCCGGGCGGGCGGCTCGGCGGCAACGTCGTCCAGGCCCCGCACAACAACCTCGTCGAGGCCCTCGGCACCCGGTTCGTCGCGCCGGACGCCTTCGAGGAGGACGTACGGGTGCCGCACCGGCACAACCGCCTGCTCCTCTACAACGCCAACCTCGTGCACAGCGCGACCGGTTACTCCGGCACCACGCTCGAGGAGAAGCGCATGACGGCCGTCTTCTTCTGGATGGCCTGACGCGCCCGCCCTCCCGCCGGAGACCGAGCAGCCGGGCCACGCGCATGACCAGGGCGCACAGGACGGCCCTGCGCCACAACGGCGCGGGCGTGGACACCGCGTCGGCGCAGCTCGGGGAGATGGCGCGGGTCCGCGGCGATCTCGCGCGGCAGCGGACCGAGCAGGAGCGGTTCGGCGGGCGGGCCGGACGTCTCCCCGGACCGCGTCAGTACCGCACCGCCCGGGCCGCCTCCGCCTTCACCTCGCCGGAGAGTGCGCGGTGGCTGCGGGCGATGGCCTTGGCGGTCTTGCCGGCCGGGACGTCGGTGACGGTGACGAGCACGGAGTCGAGCAGCTTGCCGCCGGAGTCCTTGAAGTCCACCTCGACGGCGAAGGACTTCGTCGAGTCGACGCTGTTCTCGACCGTCACCTCGACCGCGCTGCGGTCGCCGTCGGCGGTCGGCGTGCCGAGCTTCACGTCGCCCTTGGCGTCGACGCCGCCCTCGATCCCGTCGAGCTTGCGGCCCACCTCCGCGGTCGCCGACGAGAACGCCTCCGAGGCCTCCGAGGCGAGCGAGGAGGCGGCGGCGGTGGCCTGAGCGCCCACCGACTGCGCGGCGGAGGCCGCCTTGCTGGCCACGGAGGACGGGCTGTCGTCCCCCGAGCAGCCGGTGAGCGCGGTGAGCGCGCTGACTGCGGCGAGCCCCGTCAGCAGGGCCGCGCCGCCCCGCACCGCCGCCGGACGGGGCCCCCTCTTCCGGCTCCTGCGGTTCGCTGCCATCACGCCTCCAGATCGCTCGCGGGTCTGTCGCGGGTCGTTCACGGGTCGGGTCACGGGTGGGTCGGGGGTCGTGCGCGGTCCGCGGGATCTCCAGTGAAGGCGCGGACCGTCCCGCCCGCATGCCGGCCCACCCGAACGGCGCACCACCCGTGGTGGCGGCTCCCACCCGGACGGATGGTCGAGGGACAGTCGCCGAGACAGAGACGGGGTAACCCCATGAGCGACCAGCCGCACTCCCAGCCGTCGTCGCACGGGTCCCCGGTGTGGGACCCGTCCCACCAGGGCACCGGCACGCCGGCCTGGACCTCGCCCCCGGCCGGCGGCGGACTGGCCGCCGGCGGGGTCGTCTTCGGCGGCGTGCTGATGTTCGTCAGCGGAGTCCTCGCCGTCTTCCAGGGCATCGCCGCGATCGCCGAGGACGACGTCTACTCCCGGGTCGGGAGCTACGTCTACGAGATGAACCTCACCGGCTGGGGCTGGGTCCTGCTGATCGTGGGCATCGTGGCCACGGCGACCGGCTGGGGGCTGCTGATGGGGGTGGAGAAGGCGGAGTGGGCCCGGATCAGCGGCATCGTGCTGGCGTCGCTGAGCCTGATCCTGCAGTTCCTGTTCCTGCCGTACGCACCGGTGTGGGCGGTCATCCAGATCGCCATCGACGTCTTCGTCATCTGGGCCCTGGCCTCCTACCGCCCTCTCCAGGCCTAGGCCGGTCCGGAAGCCAGGGGAGCGCCGGTGCTCCGGACACCCGCACGGCCTTGCGGCGCAGCCACGGCAGGGGCGGCACCTGGGACCCCAGGTACGGGGTGATCCGCACCTCGAAGTGCAGATGCGGGCCGGTGACGTTGCCGGACGCGCCGGACAGTCCGAGGCGCTGGCCGGCCGCCACCCGCTGGCCCCGGCGCACGTCGATGCGGGACAGATGGGCGTACTGCGTGAAGTAGCCGTCCTGATGCCGCACCAGGACCTGGTTGCCGAAGCCGTCCCCGCAGGTGGTGACGCGTACGACGCCGGAGCCGACGGCGTACACCGGGGTGCCGGAGTCCACCGCGAAGTCCTGGCCGGTGTGGCGGCGGGCCCAGCGGGAGCCCTTCGCGGCGTAGCCGGCGGAGAGCCAGTAGCGGCGGGTCGGGGCCGTCCAGGCGGAGGAGCGCCGCTCGGGCGCGCGGCTGCGCTCCCCGAACGGACAGTGGCCCGCGCGCCCGGAGGGGTCGACGGCGACCGGGTCGCCGGTCTCCCTGGCCCCCGCCCACAGCAGGTCCCACAGGTCGTCGCGGACGGCTTTTCGGCGCTCTTCGGCCTCTTCGAGGGCCGCGGGCAGGGCGTCGGCCTCGCGCAGCCGGTCGACCCGCTCACGCGCCTGCTCGTGGACGCGGACGGCACGGACGGCCCGGTGGCGGTCTCCGTCGCCCCCCGCCGCGGCGGGCAGGGCGGCGAGCGCCGTCACCAGGAGGGCGAGGAGGGCGGCCCCGGTCGCGGCGCTGAGGCGCGCCCGCGTCCGCGGGAAGCGCGCATGATGTTCTCGTCCCATTTCCGGATCATCGGACCGGCGACGCGTCCGAGGGCGGCACCCGGCCGGACGGGCTCCCCAGGTTCAGCCGAACGGCCCCGCCGCCCCGCCCCCGGCCCTGCCTCCGGCCGCGTCCTCGCCCCCGCCTCCGCCCCCGTCCTCGCGCTCGCGGCCGGTCCGGCCCCCGCGCCCACCAGGGAGCGGTAGACGGCCGAGGAGCGGGGGTTGTCGGCGCACCGCCACACGCCGTGCGGACAGTAGTCGCTGATGGTCTGGTACAGCGGCCGGTGCTCGGCGAACCAGTCGAGCATGCCGCGCATGTACTTCGGGTCGTCGCCGTTGCGGAACAGCCCCCACTCGGGATACGACACCGGCTTGCCGTGCGCCCGCGCGAACCGGACGTGCGCGGCCAGGCCGTAGGGCTCGGCGACCTGCTCCGCGAAGGACATGCCGGCGGGCTGGTCGTAGGCGTCCATGCCGACGACGTCGACGTGCGCGTCGCCCGGATAGCACGCGGTCCAGGGGACGGCGTCGCGTCCCCGGCTGGGCGTGAACTCGAACCGGAACCGCCGCCCGCCCGGCACCGATCGCACGGCCTCCGCGATCCTCACCCAGTACCGCTTCCAGGCCTGCGGATCGGGCCCGCACCGATGGGTGTACGTGGTCCCGTTCATCTCCCAGCCCACCACCAGCACCGTGTCCGGCAGCCCGAGCCCGACGAGCCGCCGGGCCAGCGCCCGGAAGTGGCCGTCGTAGTCGCCGCGCGCCCCCCTGCGCAGCTCCTCCCGCACGGCCGCGTCGGACACGTGGTCCTCGGTCCCCTCCAGCATCGGCACGTTGAGCACGAACATCCGGTCGGCGCGCTCCTGCCGCCACCGTGCCCAGTACTCCAGGTAGCCGGGCGCCCCCTCGATGTTGCTCCACCGGTCGCCGGGCAGATACGCGTGCCCGACCCGGGGCGTGGCGACGCCCAGCCACTCGTCCAGCCCGGCGATCCGCCGCACCCCGGCGTCGTCGTACCCGACGTACGCCCCGAACGCCCCGGGTGCCGCCCCGGTCCCCCGCCCGACGGGCACGCACGCGGGCCCGGCCAGCAGCACGAGGGCGGCGAGCAGCGTGCTCAGGACATGGAGGGCGCGCGGGGAGCGGAACACCGGCACAGGATGACGCCCCCGCCCCCTCCTCACCCCGAACTCGCCCCACAACCACCCGGACGGGACCCCCCTCCCGGCCAACCTCGCCCCTCCCCACGGCAACCCACGAACGAACGGCCGACCAGAACAACCGACGGCGCAACCGACGGAGCAACCGACGGCGCAACCGACGGCGCAACCACTCCGAGCGCGGCCCACCGTGGCACCGACGTCACCGGTCGCACCGGCCCGTTGCGGCCACGGAGGCGCCCGCCGAGGCGGACCGGCGGACCGGCAGGCGGACAATCGGCTGGACAGCGGCCCCGACCTGCTGCGACGCTCCGCCGATGACGCTCGCCGACCTCCTCGCCGCCGTCGCCCTGACCGCCCGCCTGGGCCCGGTGCACATCGGCGCCTCCTGGGACGACGTGACGGCGGCCCTGGGCGAGCCGCGCGAGGTGGTCCCGATGAGCCGCCGCAGCCGCCGCCGGTCCCGCCTCTTCGGCTACGGCGACCTGGAGGTGTTCGTCTGCCCGTGCCGTGAGGTGCGGATGGTGTCCGTGCAGACCTGGACCGACACGGTCGTCCTGCCCGGCCACGCGGGCACGTTCCCCGGCGAGCCGACCCACGCGGAGGTCGTGGCCGCCCTGGACCGCGCGGCCTGCCCCTGGGAGCTGGACCCCGGCCTCACCTTCCGTGACCAGCGCACCCTGCGGGTCCCGTCGACGCGGGCCGCCTTCACCTTCGTCGTCCCCGAGGACGGCGAGCCGACGCTGCACGTGCTGGGCCTGCCGGACGACGGTCACACGTGCCTGGAGCCGAGCCGTCCGGCCCCTTGACCGGTGCCCCGTCGGCCATGCTGTCGGCGTCGAGGACGTCGCCGTCGCCCCGGCGGTGGGGTGGGTGAGGCAACCGGAAGTGGGGAGTTGGGGGTCTTGTGAGGCGACAGTGCCTTCTCGGACGTATTCCTGCACGTGTGTAGGGTTCCGACGTTGGGCGGCGATCGACGCCGGCGATCCGAGCACGGTGTACGGGGTGGAACGGTCGAGGGGGAGGGGCGAGCGCCGGTGAGCGGAACGAGAAGGCGTGGGCAGGTGCCGGTGCGAGGAAGCGGGCCGGCGGGCCGGTCCGGCGGGACGCGGCTGACCCGGCGCGGGCGCGTCGTCGCCTGGGGCGCGGGGGTGAGCGCCGTCCTCCTCCTCGGGGCCGGCGGGACCGCCGCGTGGATCTGGTACGACCTCAACGACAACATCACCGCCGCCGAGGTGGACGACAAGCTGGGCGGCGACCGGCCGCAGAACCTCAGCCCCGGCTCGAAGAACATCATGGTCGTCGGGTCCGACAGCCGTGACGGCGCCAACGCCAAGTACGGCAAGGACCTGACCACCATGCAGTCCGACACGCTGATGGTGCTGCACATACCGGCCGACCGTAAGTGGGCCTCGGTCGTGTCGTTCCCGCGTGACTCGTGGGTGGAGATACCCGGGTGCGAGAAGGGCGACGGCACGTCGTCCTCCCCGCACCACTTCAAGATCAACGAGGCCTTCGCCATCGGCGGCAGCAACGGCAAGGTCGGCGAGGCCGCCGCGTGCACCATCAAGACCGTCGAGGCCAACACCGGTCTGCGCATCGACCACTTCATGTCGGTCGACTTCTCCGGCTTCAAGGGCATGGTCGACGCGCTGGAGGGCATCGAGGTCTGCCCGAAGCAGGCCATCCACGACGAGAAGGCCCATCTGGACCTGGAGGCGGGGTGTCAGACCGTCAAGGGTGAGAAGGCGCTGGGATACGTCCGCACCCGCTACAGCGTCGGCGACGGCTCCGACATCGGACGCATCGGGCGGCAGCAGGAGTTCATGGACGCCCTGGCCAGGAAGGCCAAGTCCAAGCTCACCAGCCCCGACGCGATGTACGGCTTCCTCCAGTCGGTCACCAAGTCCCTCACCACCGACCCCGACATGGCCGGCATCAAGCCGCTGTACGGGCTCGCGGACGAGCTCAAGGGCATCCCGAGCGACCGTCTGAGCTTCCTCACCGTGCCCAACTACGGGCGCGTCGCCGACCAGCCCACCGACAAGGCCAACGTCGTGTGGCAGTACCCGCAGGCCGCCGACCTGTTCACCTCCCTGGCCAAGGACCAGGAGGTCACCAAGGCGCGGTTGGACGCGTCGAAGAAGAACGTGGTGTACGCCTCCAGCGTGCGGGTCCAGGTACTGAACGGCACCGGCGTCCCGGGTCGCGCGGCGGCCGTCGCGGAGAAGCTGAGGAAGGCCGGCTACACCGTCACCGGCACGGGCAACGCCCCCGGGACGGTGGCCAGGACGACCGTCACCTATCCGTCGGGGCTCGAGAGCAAGGCCGCCGTCCTCGCGTCCCGGCTGCCCAACCTGCGCCCCACGGCGGACGGTTCGGCCGCCGCAGGCGTCGTCACCCTGGTCGTCGGACCGGAACTGAAGGTCGAGGACGTCGCCTGACCGCTTCTCGGCTCTTCTTGGTCAACAAGGCTCCGGAAATGGGGTAAGGTTGATCTTGAGCCGGTCACCGGAAACAAAAACGGTGAACGACCTCTGCGTTGGTGGTCCAAGGAAAGACGCCCCGCTTCCTGCGGGGAAATGCAGGTGCAAGGCCTGCCCGGCGCTCCATCGGAACGAGCCCCATCCCGTGTTCCACGGGGTGGGGCTCGTTCGCGTTCCCCCGCCGGGTACGGCACGGGGACCTGCCGGCGCGCGGCACGTGTGCACGAACAGCGGGACCTGTCGGCGCGCCGGTATCCGCGGCCCCGGCCCCGCCGCCTCGACCGTTCGGCCGATACCGCCCGCCGTGTCTGCGCCTACCGTGAACGGCATGAGATCAGCCTGGCTACGAGGCAGTGCACGGGGCGCGGCCGTCGGCGCGCTGCTGGCGGCCTGCGTCCTGGACCTGATGATCGCCGGCGAGGAGGGCAGCCCGTGGGGTCAGGCGGTCCTCCTCGCCGTCGGCCTGACCGCGGTGCTGTGGCCCGCCTCGCGCCGCCCCGCGTGGCTCACCCCGCAGCTGCGCACCGCCGTGCCCGCCCTGCTGTCCGCCCTGTACACGGCCGCCGCGGTCGTCCGGGACCGTACGGCCCCCTTCGGGCCGGGTGAGCTCGTGATCCTGCTGTGCCTGCTCTTCGTCGCCGTACGGCACTGCCCGCCGAACCGGCTCGTCGCGTGCGCCGCGCTGGACGCGCTCGCCTTCCTCGCCACGCCGTGCCGCCAGTTCTGGCCGCTGTGGTCCCAGGACGGCGCGGGGCTCGCGTACATCGTCGTGGGGCTGGTGTTCGTCCTGCTCGTCGGCTCGCTCGCCGCCTACCTGCGCTCGCTCGACTACCGCCGCACCGTCGCCGTCGACGACACCCGCCGCGAGGAACGCCTCGCCATCGCCGCCGACCTGCACGACTTCGTGGCCCACCACGTCACCGGGATCCTCGTGCAGACGCAGGTGGCGCGCATGATGACGAGCGTGGGGCCCGAGCGGGCCGAACAGCTCGACCCGGTCCTCGCCGGCATCGAACGCGCGGCCACCGAGGCGCTCGCCTCCATGCGGCGCACGGTCGGCGTCCTGCGGGACACCCCCGAGGCCGACCGGCGGCCCGTCGGCGACCTGGCCGGCATCACCGGCCTCGTCGAGAACTTCGGGGGAGATCCCGGCCGACGGGTCGTCCTCCACCGTTCCCCCGCCGTCCCCGACAACCTCCCGCACGAGGTGCAGGCCGCCGCCTTCCGCGTCGTCCAGGAGGCGCTGACGAACGTGCGGCGGCACGCCGCGGACGCCTCCGCCGTCACCGTCCGCCTCGGGCTCGACGGCGAGCGGCTCGACGTCACCGTGGTCGACGACGGCCGCGGCGGCGCTCCCCTGCCCGCCGAGGCCCGCGGTGGCGGCTTCGGCCTGGTGGGTCTGCGGGAGCGGGTCACGGCGCTGGGCGGCGACCTGAGCACCGGCCCGCTGCCGGCCGGCCACGG contains these protein-coding regions:
- a CDS encoding glycoside hydrolase family 26 protein, with translation MLLAGPACVPVGRGTGAAPGAFGAYVGYDDAGVRRIAGLDEWLGVATPRVGHAYLPGDRWSNIEGAPGYLEYWARWRQERADRMFVLNVPMLEGTEDHVSDAAVREELRRGARGDYDGHFRALARRLVGLGLPDTVLVVGWEMNGTTYTHRCGPDPQAWKRYWVRIAEAVRSVPGGRRFRFEFTPSRGRDAVPWTACYPGDAHVDVVGMDAYDQPAGMSFAEQVAEPYGLAAHVRFARAHGKPVSYPEWGLFRNGDDPKYMRGMLDWFAEHRPLYQTISDYCPHGVWRCADNPRSSAVYRSLVGAGAGPAASARTGAEAGARTRPEAGPGAGRRGRSAEPGEPVRPGAALGRVAGPMIRKWDENIMRASRGRGRASAPRPGPPSSPSW
- a CDS encoding DUF6445 family protein gives rise to the protein MSMPQRPHQPARAAATLPVLPYRKPTKGRDYWVIDDVFPEPDAAAIRARCLAKDDWVMGHPYTSESWPGLRTMPGLEPGELDRVERLVRGATGARKLWVQQAPGGGTLNHNCVQVVGEGESAPRPHSDSRALCRYAAVLYLNPAVPKDCGTSFYRQSLPGGRLGGNVVQAPHNNLVEALGTRFVAPDAFEEDVRVPHRHNRLLLYNANLVHSATGYSGTTLEEKRMTAVFFWMA
- a CDS encoding LCP family protein, which codes for MPVRGSGPAGRSGGTRLTRRGRVVAWGAGVSAVLLLGAGGTAAWIWYDLNDNITAAEVDDKLGGDRPQNLSPGSKNIMVVGSDSRDGANAKYGKDLTTMQSDTLMVLHIPADRKWASVVSFPRDSWVEIPGCEKGDGTSSSPHHFKINEAFAIGGSNGKVGEAAACTIKTVEANTGLRIDHFMSVDFSGFKGMVDALEGIEVCPKQAIHDEKAHLDLEAGCQTVKGEKALGYVRTRYSVGDGSDIGRIGRQQEFMDALARKAKSKLTSPDAMYGFLQSVTKSLTTDPDMAGIKPLYGLADELKGIPSDRLSFLTVPNYGRVADQPTDKANVVWQYPQAADLFTSLAKDQEVTKARLDASKKNVVYASSVRVQVLNGTGVPGRAAAVAEKLRKAGYTVTGTGNAPGTVARTTVTYPSGLESKAAVLASRLPNLRPTADGSAAAGVVTLVVGPELKVEDVA
- a CDS encoding DUF7144 family membrane protein — its product is MSDQPHSQPSSHGSPVWDPSHQGTGTPAWTSPPAGGGLAAGGVVFGGVLMFVSGVLAVFQGIAAIAEDDVYSRVGSYVYEMNLTGWGWVLLIVGIVATATGWGLLMGVEKAEWARISGIVLASLSLILQFLFLPYAPVWAVIQIAIDVFVIWALASYRPLQA
- a CDS encoding sensor histidine kinase, whose protein sequence is MRSAWLRGSARGAAVGALLAACVLDLMIAGEEGSPWGQAVLLAVGLTAVLWPASRRPAWLTPQLRTAVPALLSALYTAAAVVRDRTAPFGPGELVILLCLLFVAVRHCPPNRLVACAALDALAFLATPCRQFWPLWSQDGAGLAYIVVGLVFVLLVGSLAAYLRSLDYRRTVAVDDTRREERLAIAADLHDFVAHHVTGILVQTQVARMMTSVGPERAEQLDPVLAGIERAATEALASMRRTVGVLRDTPEADRRPVGDLAGITGLVENFGGDPGRRVVLHRSPAVPDNLPHEVQAAAFRVVQEALTNVRRHAADASAVTVRLGLDGERLDVTVVDDGRGGAPLPAEARGGGFGLVGLRERVTALGGDLSTGPLPAGHGWQVRALFPAR
- a CDS encoding M23 family metallopeptidase translates to MGREHHARFPRTRARLSAATGAALLALLVTALAALPAAAGGDGDRHRAVRAVRVHEQARERVDRLREADALPAALEEAEERRKAVRDDLWDLLWAGARETGDPVAVDPSGRAGHCPFGERSRAPERRSSAWTAPTRRYWLSAGYAAKGSRWARRHTGQDFAVDSGTPVYAVGSGVVRVTTCGDGFGNQVLVRHQDGYFTQYAHLSRIDVRRGQRVAAGQRLGLSGASGNVTGPHLHFEVRITPYLGSQVPPLPWLRRKAVRVSGAPALPWLPDRPRPGEGGRRPGPR